Within the Desulfomicrobium macestii genome, the region GACAGCTGGGTCATGCTTCAGGTCATGATCATGCGCCAGCGCATCATCCCCTTCCCCGTCGAACTGTTTGTCATCCATCTGAATCCCGGCTTTGACGAAACGAGCCATGCACCCCTGGCGGAGTGGATGCGCACGAACGGCGTGGCGGGACATCTTGAGACCACCGATTTCGGGCCCAGGGCGCACTCTCCGGAAAACCGCAAGAAATCACCCTGCTTTTTCTGCGCGTGGCATCGGCGCAAACGCCTCTTCGACCTCTGCAGGGAGTACAACCTGACCCACCTCGCCCTCGGGCACAACACCGACGATCTGGTCTCGACCTTCTTCATGAACATGCTGAAAACAGGCAAGATCTACGGTCTGGTCCCCAAGGAGAGCTATTTCGGCGGCAGACTGACCCTCATCCGCCCCTTGCTCCTGCTGGACAAGGCCACCATAACCCAGGCGTGCAGGCAGTGGAAGCTCCCGGTCTGGGAGAACGACTGCCCCTCCAAGGACAAGACTGCCCGCAGCCAGACCCTGAATCAGGCCCTGGCGCTATGCGAAGGCGACAAGCGCATCCGCACCAACATGTTCAACGCCCTGCGCCGCTGGCAGCTCGAGTCTTGGCCCGGCATGATCTGAAATGGCCCGGCCTTGTGCCGGAAGCCAACACCCGACGTTGAAGCCGAACGCGGATTTTTTTCTGGTCCGCGTTTTGCTTTAGCCCCTCCATGGATCTCTTCTCCCTCGACCCCGCAGTCATCTTGACCTTCATCTTTGCGCTGATGCGCATAAGCCTCATTCTTTTCATGATGCCTTTTTTTGGCGGCGCAGTCCTGCCCGCCACGGTCAAAGCCGCGCTCTGCCTGACCCTGACCCTGGCCCTGTGGCCAAGACTTCCCCTGGCAGGAGTCCAGATGCCGGGCCATCCCTTCGCCCTTGCGGTCATGCTGGGCGCGGAGTTGCTGCTGGGCCTCATCCTGGGCATGGTCATCCGCTTCGTCTTTGCCGCCATCCAGACCGGCGGACAGCTCATCGGCTTCCAGATGGGCTTTGCCATGGTCAACGTCGTGGACCCCGATTCCGGCGCTTCCGAGGCGGTCACGGCCCACTTCATGTACATGGTCAGTTTGCTGACGTTCCTGGCCATCAACGGGCATCTGTATTTGCTGAGCGGCTTGATGAAAAGTTTTGACCTGCTCCCGCCCGGCTCCATTCTCATTTCCTCCCGGCTGACGGACCAGATATTCGTCCTGTCGGGTCAGATTTTTGTCCTGGCCATACAGATCGGCGCGCCGGTCATTGCCGCCATCCTCCTTGTGGATCTGGCCCTGGCCCTTATTTCCCGTGCGTCTCCGCAGATGAACGTGCTCATTATCGGCTTCCCGATCAAGATCGCCGTCGGCTTCCTGTTTATGGGCATCATCTTCGAAATCATCAGCCTGCACATGGAGGGATTCGTGTCCCGCATGCCGCTGCTCTTCACCCAACTCATCGGCGCGATGCGCTAGGCAACCATGGCACAGAACGATCCGAGTCGCACCGAAAACGCCACCCCCAAACGACGCAACAAGGCGCGTGGCGAGGGGAATGTCCCCAAAAGCCAGGAGCTGCCCAAGCCCCTGACCCTGCTCTTCGGCCTGCTCATGCTGCAACTCTACATCGGCACCATCCGCACCGAAATCGAAAATCTGATGCAATGGTTCTTCACGGAAGGGTTCGTTTTCGAGCTGACTCCGGGATCGATTCTCACCCTGTTTCAGACCTGCCTTTACAGCATTTCAGTAATGGTCCTGCCGATCATGCTCGTCATCGCTGTCGCCGCCTTCATCACCGTCCGGCTACAGGTCGGACAGCTCTGGGCGCCAAAGGTCTTCAAGCCGAAATTCCAGATGTTCAATGTCTGGTCCGGCCTCAAAAAACTCTTCAGCAAGGATGCCCTGGTCCGCCTGGTCAAAAGCATCTTCATGGCGGCGGCCGTGGCCCTTGGCCCGTACATCGTCATCAAGCAGGCCTTCGGGGAAGTCATTCCGCTCTTTTACCAGCCCGCCGAAAGCATCGCCGCATATGTGCTCAACGCCGGGCAGACCATGTTCTATTACGCGCTCACCCCCATGATCCTGATCGGCATCGCGGACCTTCTCTATACCCGCTGGGACTACGAGGAGAACCTGAAAATGACCAAGGGCGAAGTCAAGGACGAACGCAAGCAGGCTGAGGGCGATCCGGCCATCAAGAACAAGCAGAAGCAAAAAATGATGGCGGTCATGATGCGGCGCATGATGCAGGATGTGCCCAAGGCCGACGTGGTCATCACCAACCCCACCCATCTGGCCATCGCCATCCGCTACAACGCCATGGAAGCTCCGGCCCCCATGGTCCTGGCCAAGGGCGCCGGAGCCGTTGCCCAGCGCATCAAGGACATCGCCCGGGAGAACAATGTGCCCATTCGTGAAAACAAGCCCCTGGCACGCGCCTTGTATAAGGTGATCGAAGTCGGAGACACGATTCCCGAAGAATTCTACCAGGCAGTGGCCGCCATCCTGGCCCAGATTTACAAAACCAAACATAATCCGCGCTGAGCATCAGCGGCAAGGACGTCAAAATAATGGCTACACGCACCGAGGCCATGACCATCAACTACAAACGCTTTACCCGCCAGGGAGACATCCTGCTGGCCGGTGGCGTTGTCATGACCCTCTTTGTCATGCTGGTGCCATTGCCGACCATCATCCTTGACATACTCCTGGCTTTTTCCATTTCCTTCTCCCTGGTCATCCTCATCACCTCGATGTTCATGACCTCGCCCCTGGAATTCTCGATCTTCCCGTCGGTCCTGCTCGTGACCACGCTGCTGCGCCTTGCGCTCAATGTGGCCTCGACCAGGCTCATCCTGCTCCATGGAGACCAGGGCACCTCGGCGGCGGGCAAGGTCATCGAAGCTTTCGGGCAGTTCGTGGTCGGAGGCAATTTTGCCATCGGCGCGGTCATTTTCCTGATCCTCTTCATCCTGAACAAGACCGTCATCGTGGCCGGCACGACCCGCATCGCAGAGGTCGCGGCCCGCTTCACCCTTGACGCCATGCCCGGCAAGCAGATGGCCATCGAGGCCGACCTGAACGCCGGACTCATCGACGAACAGCAGGCCATCAAGCAGCGCGAAAACCTGCGCCGGGAAGCGGATTTCTACGGAGCCATGGACGGCGCGGGCAAGTTCGTCTCCGGAGACGTCAACGCGGGCATGTTCATCACCTTCATCAATATCGTGGGCGGCATCTTCATCGGCGTGCTGCAAAAAGACATGAGCTGGATGGAAGCGGCCCAGACCTTCTCCCTGCTGACCATTGGCGACGGCCTGGTCTCGACCATCCCGTCGCTCATCACCTCCACTTCGGCCGGCCTCATTGTCAGCCGGGCAGCGGCCGAAGCGCGCATGGGCGAGGAATTCATCGGCCAGTTGACCAACCATCCCAAGGCTCTCAGACTGGTCTCCGGCGTACTCCTGCTCTTCGCCATAGTCCCGGGCATGCCGACCGTGGCCTTCATGACCCTCTCCCTGGTCCTCTTCATGGTGGCGCTGTTCGCCGACCGCATCAAGGCCGAAAACAAGTTGCCGGAAACCGGAAAAAAGAAGAAAGGCTCCGCACCCGACAGTCCGGAAGAAGTGCAGGCCCTGCTCCCGCTCGACATCATGGAACTGGAGGTGGGCTATGGCCTCATCCCGCTGGTGGACGAAGACCAGAACGGCAATCTTTTGGCCCGCATCCGCTCCATTCGCCGCCAGTTCGCCCTGGACATGGGCGTCATCGTGCCGTCCCTGCATCTG harbors:
- the flhA gene encoding flagellar biosynthesis protein FlhA, encoding MATRTEAMTINYKRFTRQGDILLAGGVVMTLFVMLVPLPTIILDILLAFSISFSLVILITSMFMTSPLEFSIFPSVLLVTTLLRLALNVASTRLILLHGDQGTSAAGKVIEAFGQFVVGGNFAIGAVIFLILFILNKTVIVAGTTRIAEVAARFTLDAMPGKQMAIEADLNAGLIDEQQAIKQRENLRREADFYGAMDGAGKFVSGDVNAGMFITFINIVGGIFIGVLQKDMSWMEAAQTFSLLTIGDGLVSTIPSLITSTSAGLIVSRAAAEARMGEEFIGQLTNHPKALRLVSGVLLLFAIVPGMPTVAFMTLSLVLFMVALFADRIKAENKLPETGKKKKGSAPDSPEEVQALLPLDIMELEVGYGLIPLVDEDQNGNLLARIRSIRRQFALDMGVIVPSLHLRDNLQLKPGEYVVQIKGNRVASAEIMIDHFLAMDPGDARHAIKGIETLEPAFNLPALWIPDAKKDEAVMAGYTVVDPSTVIATHLTEVFKQNLHEFLGRQEVQALLDNLSQRAPKVVEELVPGVLSLGVLQKVLQNLVRENVSIRDLLSIVECLADYGHSSKDADQLTEFVRQRLSRTIIKPYLGTGNLLPIISLSPTIENTFQESIKRTDNGSYLAMEPGLAHKIIQAINKAAEKGIVAEGQPVLLTSPLIRQHLSQLLARFLPTMPVISQAEIPADIRLESVAMVEI
- a CDS encoding tRNA lysidine(34) synthetase — encoded protein: MAQWGRLKYAQQFCLGQTGKIMQQAGMAWPGARIGLAVSGGMDSWVMLQVMIMRQRIIPFPVELFVIHLNPGFDETSHAPLAEWMRTNGVAGHLETTDFGPRAHSPENRKKSPCFFCAWHRRKRLFDLCREYNLTHLALGHNTDDLVSTFFMNMLKTGKIYGLVPKESYFGGRLTLIRPLLLLDKATITQACRQWKLPVWENDCPSKDKTARSQTLNQALALCEGDKRIRTNMFNALRRWQLESWPGMI
- the fliR gene encoding flagellar biosynthetic protein FliR gives rise to the protein MDLFSLDPAVILTFIFALMRISLILFMMPFFGGAVLPATVKAALCLTLTLALWPRLPLAGVQMPGHPFALAVMLGAELLLGLILGMVIRFVFAAIQTGGQLIGFQMGFAMVNVVDPDSGASEAVTAHFMYMVSLLTFLAINGHLYLLSGLMKSFDLLPPGSILISSRLTDQIFVLSGQIFVLAIQIGAPVIAAILLVDLALALISRASPQMNVLIIGFPIKIAVGFLFMGIIFEIISLHMEGFVSRMPLLFTQLIGAMR
- the flhB gene encoding flagellar biosynthesis protein FlhB, with amino-acid sequence MAQNDPSRTENATPKRRNKARGEGNVPKSQELPKPLTLLFGLLMLQLYIGTIRTEIENLMQWFFTEGFVFELTPGSILTLFQTCLYSISVMVLPIMLVIAVAAFITVRLQVGQLWAPKVFKPKFQMFNVWSGLKKLFSKDALVRLVKSIFMAAAVALGPYIVIKQAFGEVIPLFYQPAESIAAYVLNAGQTMFYYALTPMILIGIADLLYTRWDYEENLKMTKGEVKDERKQAEGDPAIKNKQKQKMMAVMMRRMMQDVPKADVVITNPTHLAIAIRYNAMEAPAPMVLAKGAGAVAQRIKDIARENNVPIRENKPLARALYKVIEVGDTIPEEFYQAVAAILAQIYKTKHNPR